One Halalkalicoccus tibetensis genomic region harbors:
- a CDS encoding DUF5783 family protein: MAEFDPEKFEDKYVHYFNELQRAYKNAFEHMNERYDSELVHAIDQQVLNESEPQYEDGEFSVELPPEPYDRVEGVIVERERFEEVLDVYTDRIETELHDVLGVDR; the protein is encoded by the coding sequence ATGGCCGAGTTCGATCCCGAGAAGTTCGAGGACAAGTACGTACACTACTTCAACGAGCTCCAGCGTGCGTACAAGAACGCCTTCGAACACATGAACGAACGCTACGACTCCGAGCTGGTCCACGCGATCGACCAGCAGGTGTTGAACGAGAGCGAGCCACAGTACGAGGACGGCGAGTTCTCGGTCGAACTCCCCCCGGAGCCGTACGATCGGGTCGAGGGGGTGATCGTCGAGCGGGAGCGGTTCGAGGAGGTCCTCGACGTCTACACCGACCGGATCGAGACGGAGCTCCACGACGTGCTCGGCGTTGATCGTTGA
- a CDS encoding NifU family protein produces MSTETQGADDLDDRVMNFLRRNFPQIQMHGGSAAIQDLDRENGEVTIQLGGACSGCGISPMTIQAIKSRMVKEIPEINQVHAETGMDDGGMGGGGGMSPSFPGETTDDESSDEGPQAPF; encoded by the coding sequence ATGAGCACCGAAACGCAGGGAGCGGACGACCTCGATGACCGCGTCATGAACTTCCTGCGGCGCAACTTCCCGCAGATCCAGATGCACGGCGGCAGCGCCGCCATTCAGGACCTCGACCGCGAGAACGGCGAGGTGACGATCCAGCTCGGCGGGGCCTGCAGCGGCTGTGGCATCTCCCCGATGACGATCCAAGCGATCAAGAGCCGAATGGTCAAGGAGATCCCCGAGATCAACCAGGTCCACGCCGAGACCGGCATGGACGACGGCGGGATGGGCGGTGGCGGCGGCATGAGCCCCTCGTTCCCCGGCGAGACCACCGACGACGAGTCGAGCGACGAAGGCCCACAGGCCCCCTTCTAA